In the Brassica napus cultivar Da-Ae chromosome A7, Da-Ae, whole genome shotgun sequence genome, one interval contains:
- the LOC106396114 gene encoding pentatricopeptide repeat-containing protein At2g15980-like, translating into MSSSTLKRILHRTLNPKPDSTHSSSISLFTTVSSPPSDPSNPTSPSDPLVTDAVSILTHHRSKSRWSTLRSLTPSGFTPSQFSDVALRLRNNAHLSLRFFLFTRRNSLCSHDVDSCSTLIHILSRSRLKSHARDVLRLALRIPSSEDRVPKVFRSLIKSYNRCGSAPFVFDLLVKSCLDSKEIDGAVMVMRKLKSRGINLQITTCNALISEVSRRRDASTGYKLYREVFGLDEANKVKPNVNTFNLMMVSFYREGETEMVERIWREMEEEVGCFPNVYSFSVLMETYCFRGMMVEAERVWEEMRLKGVVYDVVAYNTMIGGLCSNLEVTKAKKLFEDMGSKGVECTSLTYDHLVRGYCKVKDVDSAMAVYREMKSKSFEAEGLTIEALVEGLCDGNKERVVEAAEIVKEAVRESEFCPSRKCYELLIKRLCEEGKMDRALSIQAEMVGRGLKPSQETYKAFIDGYGRAGDEETSSLLAIEMAESLKLRDEEEES; encoded by the coding sequence ATGTCAAGCTCAACACTAAAACGGATCCTCCACCggaccctaaaccccaaacccgactcGACCCATTCCTCTTCAATCTCTCTCTTCACCACCGTCTCTTCTCCACCGTCCGATCCCTCAAACCCTACTTCTCCATCAGATCCACTCGTCACCGACGCCGTCTCAATCCTCACTCACCACCGCTCCAAATCCCGATGGTCCACTCTCCGATCACTGACCCCTTCCGGCTTCACTCCTTCTCAATTCTCCGACGTCGCTCTCCGCCTCCGCAACAACGCTCACCTCTCTCTCCGCTTCTTCCTCTTCACCCGCCGCAACTCTCTCTGCTCTCACGACGTCGATTCCTGCTCAACTCTAATCCACATCCTCTCCCGATCTCGCCTCAAAAGCCACGCTCGCGACGTGCTCCGCCTCGCTCTCCGTATCCCCTCCTCCGAAGATCGCGTCCCGAAAGTGTTCCGCTCGTTGATCAAGAGTTACAATCGATGTGGCTCTGCGCCCTTCGTCTTCGATTTGCTGGTGAAATCGTGTCTCGACTCGAAAGAGATCGATGGTGCTGTGATGGTGATGAGGAAGTTGAAGTCTAGAGGAATCAATTTACAGATTACTACTTGCAATGCTTTGATCTCAGAGGTCTCGAGGCGTAGAGATGCTTCCACTGGGTATAAGCTATATAGAGAAGTGTTTGGATTAGATGAAGCTAACAAGGTTAAGCCAAATGTTAACACTTTTAACTTGATGATGGTGAGTTTCTACAGAGAAGGTGAAACAGAGATGGTGGAGAGGATTTGGAGAGAAATGGAGGAAGAGGTTGGATGCTTTCCTAATGTTTATAGCTTTAGTGTTTTGATGGAAACGTATTGTTTTCGAGGTATGATGGTTGAAGCAGAGAGGGTGTGGGAAGAGATGAGGTTAAAAGGAGTGGTTTATGATGTTGTGGCTTACAACACTATGATTGGTGGGCTTTGTAGTAACTTAGAGGTTACTAAAGCCAAGAAGCTTTTTGAGGATATGGGGTCCAAGGGAGTAGAGTGTACTTCTTTAACTTATGATCATCTCGTTAGAGGGTATTGTAAAGTTAAGGATGTTGATTCGGCTATGGCTGTTTATAGGGAGATGAAAAGTAAGAGTTTTGAGGCAGAGGGTTTAACCATTGAAGCGTTGGTGGAAGGATTGTGTGATGGTAACAAAGAAAGAGTTGTTGAAGCCGCGGAGATCGTGAAGGAAGCGGTGAGGGAATCAGAGTTTTGTCCTAGTCGGAAATGTTATGAGTTGCTGATAAAGAGGTTGTGTGAAGAAGGGAAGATGGATAGAGCGTTGAGCATTCAGGCAGAGATGGTTGGAAGAGGACTTAAACCTAGCCAAGAGACGTATAAAGCTTTTATCGACGGGTATGGAAGAGCAGGTGATGAAGAAACATCTTCATTGTTGGCTATAGAAATGGCTGAATCACTCAAGCTAagagatgaggaagaagaaagctaG
- the LOC106396115 gene encoding cold-regulated 413 plasma membrane protein 1 — protein sequence MTFTPMRSDHGTLQNMLGTDLNELATAAKNLANHTFMLTGLGFGTSILEWIASVAAIYLLVLDRTNWKTNMLTSLLIPYIFFSLPSVIFSLFRGEIGKWIAIVAVVLQLFFPKHFREWFELPAAAILLIVVAPNLIAYTFRGNLVGLIICLGIGGYLLQEHIRASGGFKNAFTKANGISNTLGIIALVVFPVWAIIF from the exons ATGACTTTCACGCCGATGAGGAGTGACCATGGAACCCTTCAAAACATGCTTGGAACAGATCTCAACGAGCTCGCTACCGCTGCGAAGAACCTTGCTAATCACACCTTCATGCTCACTGGTTTAGGCTTTGGTACTTCCATCCTCGAATGGATTGCTTCAGTCGCCGCCAT ATACTTGTTGGTCTTGGACCGAACTAACTGGAAGACCAATATGCTCACATCACTTTTGATTCCTTACATCTTCTTCAGCCTTCCTTCTGTCATCTTTAGCCTTTTCAG AGGTGAAATTGGTAAATGGATTGCGATTGTAGCTGTTGTTCTACAACTCTTCTTTCCTAAACACTTCCGAG AATGGTTTGAGTTACCGGCTGCTGCGATCCTACTCATTGTGGTGGCTCCGAATCTAATAGCCTACACATTCCGAGGCAACCTGGTTGGCTTGATTATATGCTTAGGAATTGGAGGTTACTTGCTTCAAGAACACATTAGAGCTTCTGGTGGATTCAAAAACGCATTCACTAAAGCTAATGGCATCTCCAACACCCTTGGGATTATTGCTCTCGTCGTCTTCCCCGTTTGGGCTATCATCTTTTAA
- the LOC106396118 gene encoding uncharacterized protein LOC106396118 isoform X1, with protein MPLSLFISLILFVLGLEEAKRASMEMGDICNVVVVSKRRRLELASVSTHCHRSRACPRHHRSQACPCHHRSQTRPRRHRYLVLGMETEQRKTSRREAKEEGGGGSKEIRASAVDCVEESSDFEHAED; from the exons atgcctctctctctctttatctcactgattttgtttgttttgggaTTGGAGGAGGCAAAGCGTGCGTCCATGGAGATGGGAGACATATGTAATg TGGTTGTCGTGAGCAAGAGGAGACGTCTTGAGCTCGCATCCGTCTCGACCCATTGTCACCGGTCTCGAGCTTGCCCACGTCACCACCGGTCTCAAGCTTGCCCCTGTCACCACCGGTCTCAAACTCGTCCCCGTCGTCATCGGTATCTGGTGCTGGGGATGGAGACAGAACAGAGGAAGACATCGAGAAGAGAGGCAAAGGAGGAAGGAGGAGGTGGCAGCAAAGAGATTAG AGCTTCCGCGGTGGATTGCGTGGAGGAGAGCTCCGACTTCGAGCATGCCGAAGATTGA
- the LOC106396118 gene encoding uncharacterized protein LOC106396118 isoform X2, with translation MPLSLFISLILFVLGLEEAKRASMEMGDILVVVSKRRRLELASVSTHCHRSRACPRHHRSQACPCHHRSQTRPRRHRYLVLGMETEQRKTSRREAKEEGGGGSKEIRASAVDCVEESSDFEHAED, from the exons atgcctctctctctctttatctcactgattttgtttgttttgggaTTGGAGGAGGCAAAGCGTGCGTCCATGGAGATGGGAGACATAT TGGTTGTCGTGAGCAAGAGGAGACGTCTTGAGCTCGCATCCGTCTCGACCCATTGTCACCGGTCTCGAGCTTGCCCACGTCACCACCGGTCTCAAGCTTGCCCCTGTCACCACCGGTCTCAAACTCGTCCCCGTCGTCATCGGTATCTGGTGCTGGGGATGGAGACAGAACAGAGGAAGACATCGAGAAGAGAGGCAAAGGAGGAAGGAGGAGGTGGCAGCAAAGAGATTAG AGCTTCCGCGGTGGATTGCGTGGAGGAGAGCTCCGACTTCGAGCATGCCGAAGATTGA
- the LOC106408980 gene encoding uncharacterized protein LOC106408980, with protein MAKAMEVWVGEMKKMGEKINRRNPLMQKKKSTSSVVSEQQQGEEERRLTQKVREKDEAATMSEITVCLLMDRFVPW; from the coding sequence atggcaAAAGCTATGGAGGTCTGGGTGGGAGAGATGAAAAAGATGGGTGAGAAGATAAACCGTAGAAACCCATTGATGCAAAAGAAGAAGAGTACATCTTCTGTTGTGTCTGAACAACagcaaggagaagaagaaagaaggctTACACAAAAGGTAAGAGAGAAAGATGAAGCTGCAACCATGTCTGAGATCACTGTGTGTCTTCTCATGGACCGTTTTGTTCCATGGTGA